The genomic region ATCATATAAAAACCTACCGGTTACTTTGTATCAAATAAATACAAAATTTAGAGATGAGCTGCGGCCTAGATTTGGTCTTATGCGTGGTAGAGAATTCACAATGAAAGACGCGTACAGCTTTCATGCAGATAAGGCCTCTCTCGATGAAGTTTATGATAATTTATTCAAAGCCTATGAAGCAGTCTTTACTCGTGCTGGTTTAGAATTTAGTGCCGTAGAAGCGGATGCAGGCGCTATGGCCGATGGTGATCAGAAGACACATGAGTTTCAAGTGATAGCTGATACCGGTGAAGATGAGGTTATTTACTCTTCTGAAACTGGCTATGCCGCAAATATAGAAAAAGCTCAAACTAAAAGAGCAGATATTGATTTTAATTTCTCAGAAGATACTGTCGTTGAAATTCATACTCCTGGTAAATCTACCATTGAAGATGTTTGCAATTTTTTAGAAAAGCCTCAATACCATAGTTTGAAATCACTTGTTTATAAAGCAGCAACAGGCGATGAAGAAAAAACAGTTTTGGTTCTTCTTTTAGGTGATGACTCCCTCAATGAAATCAAATTAAAAGCATATTTGAAGTGTGAGACATTAAGAGCAGCCACAGATAGTGAGCTAGAAAACGATGGGTTTGTTAAAGGTTATATTGGCCCACATAATCTGACTATAGATGTACAAATTGTATTTGATCAGAGCATTAACTTAGATGCTTCGTATGTTGCAGGAGCTAATGCAAAAGATATGCACCATGGAAATATTATTCCTAGCAGAGACTCTAAACCTTTTACAATTGCCGATTTAAGAACTGCTTGTAAAGGAGACCTTACTCTCGATGGTAAAGGTGTCGTTGATATTCGTAGAGGTATTGAGGTCGGACATATATTTCAGCTTGGGGATAAGTACACTAAAGCTCTTGGTGTAAATATTCTAGATCAAAATGGAAAAACAATGCATCCGCTTATGGGTTGTTACGGAATAGGTGTTACAAGAGTTGTTGCTGCTGCAGTTGAGCAGCACCATGACGAAAAAGGAATTGTGTGGCCTATGGCACTTGCTCCTTATCATGTATATTTTGCAGAAATAACAAAGGCGCAAGAAAATAAAGAGCTAGCTGACTCTATTTATCAAAGCCTTTTAGATGTCGGTGTAGAGGTTGTTTACGACGATCGTAAAGCTGGACCTGGATTTAAATTTAAAGATGCAGACCTCTTAGGCTTACCAATTCAATTAATTTTTGGTGAAAGAGACTTTAAAAAGGATGGGCAACTAGAAATCCGTCTTAGAAAAACTGGTGAATCTTTTAAGGTTAAGCCTGAAGAAGTGGTTACAAAAATTCAAGAATTAATAGCGAGCAATATATGAGAGATTTAGATTTAATAGTAGGAATTCATAGTATTGCAGAAGCGATTCTTTGCCGTCCAGATTCTGTAAGAAAAATAATCGCTACAGATGAAGGGCTAAGAGACTTTAAAAAGAAAACTCGACTCAATAAAGAACTCAAGGATCACGACATTAAAATAGTATCTTCCCATGAGTTGCAAAAAACAGCTGAAACTTTTTATAAAGAAATTGAGCTAAGTTATCAAAGAGTTCCATCACAAATCTTTATGGTTGTTGACCCTGTAGAAACATATGACTTAGCTTGGCTTTATGAAGAATTAGAAATTAATAAAAGTTATAAAATACTATGTCTTGACCAGGTTACAGATGTCCATAATGCGGCGGCCATCATGAGAACTGCCGCTTTCTATGGCGTTGACTGCGTACTTACTGGAGCTAAAGGACACTTTGGAACAGGTCCGTCTTTTGCACGAATAGCTTCAGGAGCAATTGAGCACGTAAAGATTGTCATTTGCTCATCGTTGCCTAAAGCAATTACGAAACTTAAAGAGAATGGTGTTACTGTTATAGGCTTCTCTGAGCATGCATCAGAAGATGGTGATGGTCTTGTTAAGACTGAAAAAATGGCACTTGTTCTTGGTGCTGAAGATGTTGGAATGAGTAATGCTGTTGAGAGAGTTGTTGAACACAAAGTAGCAATTAAACCTCTTGGGAAAATAAAATCTTTGAATGTTTCTGTTGCCGGAGCTATCGCTATGGAGAGATGGCTTAAATAGGAAATATTTGAAAAAAGAACTTTTTTTAAAAAAAAGTATAAAAAAGTAAAAAAAGTGTTGATTTTAAGAGTTGAACCATTTATAAATTCAATCCTCGAAACAATTAATACAAAATCTTAACCAAGAGAATTGATTGTGTAGAGTGTGCTGGTTTAGCTCAGTTGGTAGAGCACCGGTTTTGTAAACCGGCGGTCGTAGGTTCAAATCCTATAACCAGCTCCATTTAATGGCGAAATTGCCGAGTGGCCAAAGGCAACAGACTGTAAATCTGTCGGGGTATCCCTTCGATGGTTCGAATCCATCTTTCGCCACCATCTTAATTTTCGCGAATTG from Halobacteriovorax sp. HLS harbors:
- a CDS encoding RNA methyltransferase produces the protein MRDLDLIVGIHSIAEAILCRPDSVRKIIATDEGLRDFKKKTRLNKELKDHDIKIVSSHELQKTAETFYKEIELSYQRVPSQIFMVVDPVETYDLAWLYEELEINKSYKILCLDQVTDVHNAAAIMRTAAFYGVDCVLTGAKGHFGTGPSFARIASGAIEHVKIVICSSLPKAITKLKENGVTVIGFSEHASEDGDGLVKTEKMALVLGAEDVGMSNAVERVVEHKVAIKPLGKIKSLNVSVAGAIAMERWLK
- a CDS encoding proline--tRNA ligase is translated as MRLSTGFWQTYKEVPADAEIPSHQLMVRAGLIHKTGSGLYSYLPFGYRAIRKVENIIREEMDRAGCHEILMSVVTPGELWQESGRWDAMGEQMLKFQDKASRDLCISPTNEEAVTDIFRKTVKSYKNLPVTLYQINTKFRDELRPRFGLMRGREFTMKDAYSFHADKASLDEVYDNLFKAYEAVFTRAGLEFSAVEADAGAMADGDQKTHEFQVIADTGEDEVIYSSETGYAANIEKAQTKRADIDFNFSEDTVVEIHTPGKSTIEDVCNFLEKPQYHSLKSLVYKAATGDEEKTVLVLLLGDDSLNEIKLKAYLKCETLRAATDSELENDGFVKGYIGPHNLTIDVQIVFDQSINLDASYVAGANAKDMHHGNIIPSRDSKPFTIADLRTACKGDLTLDGKGVVDIRRGIEVGHIFQLGDKYTKALGVNILDQNGKTMHPLMGCYGIGVTRVVAAAVEQHHDEKGIVWPMALAPYHVYFAEITKAQENKELADSIYQSLLDVGVEVVYDDRKAGPGFKFKDADLLGLPIQLIFGERDFKKDGQLEIRLRKTGESFKVKPEEVVTKIQELIASNI